The genomic interval TTCCCTCCCAACATCCACCTGGTTCCCTCCCAACATCCTCCTGGTTCCCTCACAGCTGGTTCCCTCCCAGCATCCACCTGATTCCCTCCCAACATCCACCTGGTTCCCTCCCAACATCCACCTGGTTCCCTCCCAGCATCCACCTGGTTCCCTCCCAACATCCTCCCGGTTCCCTCccagccttctctctgcctgattGGAGGCCCCCTTCCGCTAGCAGAGGACGAGTCAAGGGCGTCACGAGGTCACCGCTTGATGAAGACGACGGGCTGATCTctgcgaggaggaggcggggtcaAAGTTGAACGAGGTAATCGCAAACGCTGGATGTTCTGATTCTGATCAGCagtgttttgtttctctttttttatctcTATATCAAATTACATGTGGCAACCAAAGAAATTACCTGGAAAGGCAACCAGGGCAAACTTGTTCTTCTTTAAATCTTGTTTCGTTTTTTAAGATTCATGGTTAATTAACAGCATAAATGTGTAAAAGCGTCGCACAGCTTCTTCTCATGGACGGAGCGATGACGAGTTGAAGGGTCACAGCTTCAGTGTCCCAAAGGCCTTCAGCTCCACAATGTCCCCCGATGACACTCAAAGAGACACAATGAGACTACAGAGAGACCCACCAGAGGGCGCCACACAGTCACAGCACATCAGTTTAAAACGCGTTCAGGTGAATAAGGGATTTTATTCAGAAGCAagcgagaaaaaaagaaaatgtaagtgctattgtttgttggtttgtctgttgtTTATAAATTGTTGACTCAATCAGATGAAGTCGGGTGTTTTCATGTGTTCATCCAGGTGAGTTTAATGTTCAGAGATTGTAACACAAAGGCTTTTAGACACTTTTTGCACCAGTTTCCAGATTATTTAATCAGTGTTATTGTAGAAAAGCAACAGTTTGTCGATGGAAAAACTCTTATACTCCATCAATTTGTGACACACTAAAGGAACAGCCGACGCGCTGTGAGAGGCCGAGGTCACCAGGAGGAGGCCGGGCGTCAAGCACCAGACCGCTGTGGAACCTTTCGGGGGTCGTCATAGTAACCAGGTTCCCTTTGTTTGTCCCTTCTGATAGAGCACGGTGGCGGTGGAAAGATTATCAGTGCGGCTGGAATGCGACCACAATGCATTGCAGCAGGTCTGTACAGGCGTTACCCCATCGGCGTGCACACGGAGGAGCCACACTTATCTTATCTTCTGGCCCTTTTTATTCAAACACCCAAACTGAGCGTCGGTCACCTCCTCctgaacctttgacctttgacctcccgaGCTGCGGGagccccgcttcaccgggtcgTCCGTCCAATGTCGCACCCTTTGACATATGGAGGCCGCATATAGAGAGCTCAGGCAGGCAGCACCAGAAGGTCGCCGTCATATTTATAGGCCGACCTTTCCTTCGACCCGCGCCGGCTGGCTTGAGGAGCGGCGTGCTGGAGCGGCGCGAGGGGGTTCGGTTCCCACGAATTGCTGGCGTAACTCTGGAAACATTGTGGACTCTTCTGGAGGCTCATTCGCTGTCCTGCTCACACAGGAGCCGCTTTCACGAgaatgaaagaataaaacagAGGATGTTCCTCTTCCGTTATGTTGCATCACGAGTGTCGCTCTGCAGTGTTTGAACGCCGCGTAACGCACGTGTGGACACAAGGACATTTCACATCGACACAGCTCTCGATCAACACAGAAGAAAGACCTTTGTCTTCCTCACAGTTTGGTTTTGTAGAAATAGACTGAAAGGTTCTGGTTGTTTATCCAGTTGTTTTCCAGCTGGATGTTGTCAGCTGTTTCCAGGCAGAAGTGAAGACAGTCGGAGCAGTGAGCGCTTCAACGCAGCATGATGTGCATTCAGTAAGtgagagtcaaacagaccataaagctgGGGGCCGTTGGGGCGGGGCTTTCTGTGATTGACAGGGACCCATCtgggagttgtgtgtgtctttgtcctttCTAACAGCAGATGAAAGACAACTTTGTGGAGCACTTtgtaatctgttttttcaagtgctataaataaaaaatattcataaggggtcagaggtcaccaacAGACAGAAGAATAAACTATATGTCTTTTTGCACACATTGTGCACGTGTGTATTTATTCCTAAACCTTCCCAAGTGCTTTGGTTGCCCAAACAGTGACTGAACTctgaaaataatcatttaaagatATGAGATAATATGTCAGCTGTGTGTAAACCCACGCTGTGACGatattgtgtttattattaaaaCAGATCACTTACACTAACACATAAATAAACTAAAGGTATCATTCAACTAAATGtgaagcttttattttattgagttTTTTAGTGCAAAGAAGCTGAAGAGATGTGATGAAATAAGATAtgatgaaaaaagtaaaagtatgtAAAGCCGATTGTCAGTAAAGACAAAAAGTGTCAGTCATGTGGTGCAgtgattatcattattatataaaGGTAGTGCAGGAATGCCAAATACTTGTTTGaaatcattcatcattttcatgtAAAATTAGTTTGGTTTTATAAATTGATTTATAGGGACTACTTTTACCCGCggatgtttttatattttattggaAGGAGGGAAAAGGCCGCTATGAGTGATTGAGAAGACTTTACGCTTCATATACTTTGTCAGAAGAACGCCTGTGAACCACGTGACTCCTTGAATGACCGTGACATTCCGACGGGAGTGGGCGTGTCCGGCGGCGCGCGACGGGGATAAAAGCCGGTGAGCGCTCGCGCTCGTCCCCCGCTGTGACTTCCGTCCCCCCCGCACAGGACACACGGACCGAGGAGCCTCCACATTCGGTACCGTTTGGTTCTGTGGACCTCACgttcgtttgtgtgtgtgtttcctctgctcGTTGCAGAGATGATCATAGAACATCTGTTAAATGTTTCTCCTGTTCCCTTCCAGTGAGGACCAGAAGACATCGACAGAATGGTGAAGATCGGAATCAACGGGTGAGTTGCTGCTTCTCTTTATTCCGGTTCAAGTCAGAAAAGCGAGAAttcttaaaaaaagatttaaaaaaagatacaacttcCGGAACGCCAATGAGTCACAATATAAGtgtttatataatattatatccTAAAGGATGATCTTAAATCGTTCCACTTTCGGAGGAGAGCCGATGGAGAATAAATCAAACCGGATGAGAAGTCTGAACTTCTGTGGTTTCTCCACAGTCTGGATTAAATGTTGCTGTTTACCCCTCTTAAACGTCACCAGGGCTTCTGGAAAACTGCATTATTAGCATTTACTCACATTATTATCTTTATTCAATTATTGCGATATGAAACCACGAGTATTAAATGCATTAAATTAaccaataaataaagtaaagacACAGAACCTTTTTTAGAGAAGAGCATCTTTAATGAAGGgcacaaaaataaagacaaatgctGCTCTGTTGGTGGGACGGAACTCTGCACGGACCGTCTATTCTCTGGTTATTTATAGCCCGTTGggtttgcccccccctcccccagctgTCACATTCCTTTCATTTTCCACCTGGTCTATTTTTAACCCTCTAACCTTTTACCGCTGACCAGAGGTCATCTGGGCCTGCCGGTTTGAgaccccttcctcctcttcctcctcctcgtcccgtGAAGCCGCTGCCAGCGAGGCTTTGGGGAAGATATCAGAACCAACACCGAGCCTCAGACACACGAGACTGGTTCTGATTCAGCCTCGGCTGCTTCTCggcttcctaaaaaaaaaaatcaaccccGAGTGAGACTGACGTGCACGGGCGCTCTCGCCTCGTGCACGCTCTTCTCCTTCCTCGGGCAGGTGTCACGGTTGAAAGATTCTTCACACGTTCTTTACTTTCCCAAACGTGAGTCTGCACTTGAGAGTGAAATTCTCCAAACGTGGAAATAATCCGGTGGAACCATGTGGGGTTCTTCAGCGTGTCCTGAAGAGTAACGAGGTTCTATGGAGAACTCAACTCTCTATAATGAGCTTCTAGGTTTCTTGACTAATAGTCCAGAACCTCCCCACCTTCTAAGGTAACAAGAACCAACACGGGGTTCTACTGAGccttttgaatttattttttttaagtgctttttttttattgaatgcaATAAAACCCTCTTAAAGGTTCTTCACATTCTAAATGGAACctcagaaatagaaaaaaatcgtgcgtgcgtgcacgtgtgtgtatgtgtgtgtgtgtgtgtgtgtgtcacgagGGGTTCAAGCGACCTGCAGCCAGCACGTAACGTGACTCCTGGAGACGCTGCGTAACGAGACGCGCTGCTTCAGTCAGCGGCCTCCTCTCAAGATGAAGGAAGCCTCTGATAACCGCCGGCGCTCAGCGCGTCCCGACCCCCCCACGGTCGTTCTGTGGCCTCCTCACCCTGCAGGTCGACGTCGCTTCTCCTCTCACGCCCCCTCAGACGGTCCCTCGCTGTCAGTCCCGTGAAGTGGGCTCACGTGTCACGCCTAAACGGGCTTTGGGCTGCCGTTGTTCTGTCTGGTGGAGGCCTTTTATAGTCCTGCTGTCCTCCACCTCGCCCCCTCTAACTTTGGTTCTCGGCGCCCCCTGCCGGTCAGAAAGGGGAGGTGTTGTATAAAAGGAACCTCGGGCTCTCAAGCTGCTCAACCTTTTCCGTGTGCGTTTTGAACCCCGCGGCTTTTACAGCGTCCGGCTAACAGACGGGTGATGATGAGTCTTTGTGTTTCCAACAGCCATCGTATTCAAACACTCGTCGTGGAACACGTAGGGATGCAAGTGATGAGCTGATGAGATGATTTAAGTTACGGGAAAACGTCTGTCAGGAGGAAACCGAGCGGCTGCACGTAAACTCATTAATGAATCAACGGCGAGACGTTGGAGACTCAATGTGAAGAACGTACGAtgtaaaaagacaaaagcttTGGACGTTTGCTTTTTTCTGTCTAACTGTAGGTGTGCGGCTTCTAGGTGCGCTCTGTAAAGTACGATACATGTTCTCTTTCTCATAGACTGTCCTGATAAATGCCGTCCTtccgctctcctccccctgcatTTCAGATTCGGACGTATCGGCCGTCTGGTGACCCGCGCCGCCGCCTCAGGAGgcaaggtggaggtggtggccATCAACGACCCCTTCATTGATCTGGAATACATGGTGAGGACACTTCGTTTAATATCAAGACGGGTCTTTGTGTTTTCCGACGAGTTCCTCAATCAGAGGCCTTAAATCCCTTGAAGGAAGCGGATGCTTTGagcctccgtctctccctccgcaCAGGTCTACATGTTCAAGTACGACTCCACCCACGGCGTGTGGAAGCTCGGGGAGGTGAAGGCCGACGGCGGCAAGCTGGTCATCGGCAACATGCACATCACGGTGTTCCACGAGTGCGTTGGATccacttcctcttttctctccctctgtgggCCGGACGCGGCCTAACCTCTCCGGTTGTGCCCCAACAGGAAGGACCCCGCCAACATCAAGTGGGGCGACGCCGGCGCCGACTACGTGGTGGAGTCCACCGGCGTTTTCACCACCATCGAGAAGGCCTCCGTAAGCACAAATGAACCATCAACCGGGATACGTTTTAAAGATCAtcctttctgttttcatttaaaatccaaCGAGTGTTATTTCGCTTGTCGCTTCCCAACCTTTTGACCTCTGCCGTGTCCGCCCAGGCTCACCTCAAGGGCGGTGCCAAGAGGGTGGTGATCTCCGCCCCCAGCGCCGACGCTCCCATGTTCGTCATGGGCGTCAACCACGAGAAGTACGACAGCTCCATGAAGGTTGTGAGGTGAGTCTCCGATCGATGAGGTCCTTCTCTAATCTGTCCACATCAAAGTCGTCTAACTCCTGGTTACCGTCTGTCTCCATAGCAACGCTTCCTGCACGACCAACTGCCTGGCTCCCATCGCCAAAGTCATCAATGACAACTTTGTTATCGTTGAGGGTCTCATGGTAAAAAACACTTCTTAAAGTTCACCTTTAAGTTAA from Gasterosteus aculeatus chromosome 10, fGasAcu3.hap1.1, whole genome shotgun sequence carries:
- the LOC120826999 gene encoding glyceraldehyde-3-phosphate dehydrogenase → MVKIGINGFGRIGRLVTRAAASGGKVEVVAINDPFIDLEYMVYMFKYDSTHGVWKLGEVKADGGKLVIGNMHITVFHEKDPANIKWGDAGADYVVESTGVFTTIEKASAHLKGGAKRVVISAPSADAPMFVMGVNHEKYDSSMKVVSNASCTTNCLAPIAKVINDNFVIVEGLMSTVHAITATQKTVDGPSGKLWRDGRGASQNIIPASTGAAKAVGKVVPELNGKLTGMAFRVPTPNVSVVDLTVRLEKPAKYDDIKKVIKAAAEGPMKGILGYTEDQVVSTDFNGDTRSSIFDAGAGIALNDHFVKLVSWYDNEFGYSHRVCDLVLHMFSKE